TAAAACCAATTCCCACAAACACGAATATTCTCATGTAAATACATTCCTGTTTTAACCAGGACCTTTATAATTTGGTCTATTACAAGTACAGAAAGTATAATAAGGACAGATAGCTGTCCTTTTGTAATTTTTATCTTCATTTATTTTTTTCCGTCATTTTTAGCTTCAATGCTCAATGTAGCATGAGGCACAGCTCGCAATCGTTCTGCAGGAATCAGTTTCCCTGTTTCACGACAAATACCGTATGTTTTATTTTCAATACGTACCAAGGCAGCCTGAAGACTTTGAATGAATTTTTGCTGTCTTAATGCCAATCGGCCTACTTCTTCTTTTGATAGCGTATTTGCTCCTTCTTCCAATACTTTGTAAGTTGGAGATGTATCAATGATATCATTGCCATCCTGATTCATGATGCTTAATTTAAGCTGATCATAATCCTTCTGAGCTTTTTCAAGTTTTTCATTTATAATGGCGCGGAATTCGTCTAGTTCCACATCAGAATATCTCGTTTTTTCTGCCATAGTTACAATTTCTTTAAAGTTATATTATTCTTTTACTATATTCACAAATAAAGAGAAATCATCAAAATTCAATTCTGTACTATCCTTTACTTCATCGGCTAATGTAAGGGAATTAGATAATACTTGGTTACAAATATAAGAATTATATTCATTTACCGCATCATCTGTCTGTGCATTTTTAGATAGAGTAATTTTTATTTTATCTGTAATTTCAAATCCACTTGATTTACGGATATTTTGAATACGATTAACTAGCTCACGGGCTATACCTTCCTTACGAAGAGCTTCTGTGATGGTAACTTCAAGAGCAACAGTTAGTTTTCCTTCATTAGCTACTAACCATCCTGGGATGTCTTCACTAAAGATTTCTACATCTGTAGCTTCAAGAATAGCTTCGCTACCGTCAATAATTAATGTATACTTACCATTTTTTTCAAGTTCGGTGATTGCGTTTTGCGGCATTTCTGCAACCTGAGCGGCAACAGCTTTCATCTGTTTCCCGAATTTTGGACCCAGTTTCTTGAAATCACATTTTACTTTTTTCACCAATACACCAGCAGTTTCATCTACAAACTTGATATCCTTCACGTTTACCTCATTCATGATAAGTGATTTCACGGCTTCGATATGAGCTTTTTGCTCTTGGTCTACTACCGGAATCATGATACATTGAAGTGGCTGACGAACTTTGATACTTACTTTGCGGCGTAATGCCAATACCATAGAAGTAACATCCTGAGCCATCTGCATTCTTGCTTCCAGATCTCTGTCTATAAGATTTGAATCAAATTCAGGGAACTTAGCTAGGTGAACAGAAACAACGTTATCGCGTCCGGTTGCGTTGATCAAGTCTGTATATAAACGATCCGCATAGAACGGAGCGATTGGCGACATTAATTTAGCAACTGCTTCCAGGCAAGTATATAATGTTTGATAAGCCGAAAGCTTATCCTGAGTATATTCACCACCCCAGAAACGTTTACGGTTCAAACGAACGTACCAGTTAGACAAATTGTCATTTACAAAATCAGAGATCAAACGACCAGCTTTTGTTGGTTCATATTCATTATAGCAAGTATCAACTTCCTTAATCAAGGAGTTGAGTACAGACAATATCCATCGGTCAATCTCAGGGCGTTCGTTTACCGGAATATCTGCTTCCTGATATGCAAAGTTATCTACGTTTGCATACAGAGAGAAGAATGAGTAAGTATTATATAATGTACCAAAGAACTTACGACGAACTTCTTCAATACCTTCTACGTCAAATTTCAGGTTATCCCATGGAGAAGAATTGGTAATCATGTACCAACGTAAAGGATCCGATCCGTATTTCTCAATAGTAGAGAATGGATCTACAGCGTTACCCAAACGTTTAGACATCTTGTTTCCGTTCTTATCCAACACCAATCCATTAGATATTACAGCTTTGTAAGCCACATTATCGAATATCATTGATGCAATTGCATGAAGAGTAAAGAACCATCCACGAGTCTGGTCCACACCTTCGGCAATGAAATCAGCAGGATATACTTCACGATTATCCAGAATTTCCTTGTTTTCGAAAGGATAATGGATCTGAGCGTAAGGCATTGCGCCAGAATCGAACCATACGTCGATCAAGTCGCTTTCACGTTTCATTGGTTTGCCATCTTCCGATACCAAGATAATATCATCCACATACGGACGGTGCAAGTCAATCTTGTCATAATTCTCTTTAGAATATACGCCAGCCTCAAATCCCTTATAAGGATTCTCTTTCATGAATCCGGCTTTGATAGATTTCTCTATTTCATTATATAGTTGCTCTACAGATTCAATGCAGATTTCGGCAGCGTTATCTTCAGAACGCCAGATCGGAAGCGGAGTTCCCCAGTAACGAGAACGGCTCAGGTTCCAGTCATTCAGATTCTCCAACCATTTTCCAAAACGACCTGTTCCGGTAGATTCCGGTTTCCAGTTTATTGTTTTGTTAAGTTCTATCATACGTTCCTTGCAAGCAGTAGATTTGATAAACCAGCTATCTAATGGATAGTAAAGTACAGGTTTATCAGTACGCCAGCAGTGAGGATAGTTGTGTACATGCTTTTCAATCTTGAAAGCAAGGTTGGCAGCCTTCATCATCATACAGATGCTTACATCCAAAGTTTCATCTTTTTCTGTAAGCTTAGGATCGTAGTCATTCTTCACAAAACGGCCAGCATATTCACTATATAATTCTACGTTAACCTTCTCTTTTACAAATTCTTCATCAAGTACATCTAAAGTATAGAATTTACCTGTTAAGTCCACCATTGGGCGAAGCTCGCCTTTCTTGTTTACCAGTTGCAATGGAGGAACTCCGGCAGCTTTCGCTACACGCGCATCGTCCGCACCAAAGGTTGGAGCAATATGTACAATACCCGTACCATCTTCCGTAGTAACATAATCACCAGGGATAACACGGAAAGCACCTTCGCCCGGATTCACCCAAGGTATCAGTTGTTCGTATTCCATGCCTACAAGGTCGGCACCTTTATATTCTGCAATAACTTTAAATGGAACCAGCTTGTCGCCTACTTTGTAATCTTCCAGATTCAGTTCAGCAGCTTTAGGGTTAAAGTGTGCATTAACCAAATCCTTTGCTAATACTACTGTGATAGGTTCGCCAGTATAAGTATTGAAAGACTGAACAGCTACATAAGATATGTTTGGTCCTACACAAAGTGCAGTATTTGAAGGCAAAGTCCATGGAGTGGTTGTCCATGCTATAAAATAAGGATTACCCCAGGCAGCCATTTCCGGTTTCGGATTCTTCATCTTAAACTGAGCTACCACAGTAGTATCTTTCACGTCGCGGTAACATCCCGGCTGATTTAACTCGTGAGAGCTAAGTCCGGTTCCTGCAGCAGGAGAATATGGTTGAATGGTATATCCTTTATACAGTAATCCCTTTTTGTATAATTGCTTTAAAAGCCACCAAAGAGTTTCGATATAACGGTTATCATAAGTGATATAAGGATCCTTCATATCCACCCAATATCCCATTTTGTGAGTCAAATCTTCCCACTCCTTAGTATACTTCATTACGTCTTTACGACATGCAGCATTATATTCAGCAACAGTAATTGATTTTCCAATATCCTCTTTTGTAATACCTAAAGCTTTCTCAACACCTAGTTCAACAGGTAGTCCGTGCGTATCCCATCCGGCTTTACGCATCACCTGAAAACCTTTCATTGTTTTATAGCGACAGAAAATATCCTTAATAGAACGAGCCATTACGTGGTGAATACCCGGCATACCATTAGCCGAGGGAGGTCCTTCAAAAAACACAAACGAAGGACAGCCTTCACGTTCTGTCATACTTTTGGCGAAAACTCCGTTTTCATCCCATTTCTTTAGTACATCTTTGTTCACCTGCGAGAGGTCAAACTGAGAATATTCAGTAAATCTCTTACTCATATTTTATGCTTTTTTCTAATCTTCTGAAAAATAAAGTGCAAATTTACAAAAAAAAGGCTAGATAGAAACTTTTATATAATATTTTTAGGGGAACAATCCTTAAGTAGACGGAATATTATAATGCGGTCAGTTTTTTCTTATTAGTTTCCAACCTTAAAAAGGCTATAATATATAACTTCATTATTATCTGATATTAGTTTAAATGCCTAAACATAGAAGTTCTGAATTAAAAAATATTTTCTCGTTATAGCTTTAAATTTGTAGTTACTTTATGTTGCATACT
This genomic interval from uncultured Bacteroides sp. contains the following:
- a CDS encoding TraR/DksA C4-type zinc finger protein, with amino-acid sequence MAEKTRYSDVELDEFRAIINEKLEKAQKDYDQLKLSIMNQDGNDIIDTSPTYKVLEEGANTLSKEEVGRLALRQQKFIQSLQAALVRIENKTYGICRETGKLIPAERLRAVPHATLSIEAKNDGKK
- the ileS gene encoding isoleucine--tRNA ligase; the protein is MSKRFTEYSQFDLSQVNKDVLKKWDENGVFAKSMTEREGCPSFVFFEGPPSANGMPGIHHVMARSIKDIFCRYKTMKGFQVMRKAGWDTHGLPVELGVEKALGITKEDIGKSITVAEYNAACRKDVMKYTKEWEDLTHKMGYWVDMKDPYITYDNRYIETLWWLLKQLYKKGLLYKGYTIQPYSPAAGTGLSSHELNQPGCYRDVKDTTVVAQFKMKNPKPEMAAWGNPYFIAWTTTPWTLPSNTALCVGPNISYVAVQSFNTYTGEPITVVLAKDLVNAHFNPKAAELNLEDYKVGDKLVPFKVIAEYKGADLVGMEYEQLIPWVNPGEGAFRVIPGDYVTTEDGTGIVHIAPTFGADDARVAKAAGVPPLQLVNKKGELRPMVDLTGKFYTLDVLDEEFVKEKVNVELYSEYAGRFVKNDYDPKLTEKDETLDVSICMMMKAANLAFKIEKHVHNYPHCWRTDKPVLYYPLDSWFIKSTACKERMIELNKTINWKPESTGTGRFGKWLENLNDWNLSRSRYWGTPLPIWRSEDNAAEICIESVEQLYNEIEKSIKAGFMKENPYKGFEAGVYSKENYDKIDLHRPYVDDIILVSEDGKPMKRESDLIDVWFDSGAMPYAQIHYPFENKEILDNREVYPADFIAEGVDQTRGWFFTLHAIASMIFDNVAYKAVISNGLVLDKNGNKMSKRLGNAVDPFSTIEKYGSDPLRWYMITNSSPWDNLKFDVEGIEEVRRKFFGTLYNTYSFFSLYANVDNFAYQEADIPVNERPEIDRWILSVLNSLIKEVDTCYNEYEPTKAGRLISDFVNDNLSNWYVRLNRKRFWGGEYTQDKLSAYQTLYTCLEAVAKLMSPIAPFYADRLYTDLINATGRDNVVSVHLAKFPEFDSNLIDRDLEARMQMAQDVTSMVLALRRKVSIKVRQPLQCIMIPVVDQEQKAHIEAVKSLIMNEVNVKDIKFVDETAGVLVKKVKCDFKKLGPKFGKQMKAVAAQVAEMPQNAITELEKNGKYTLIIDGSEAILEATDVEIFSEDIPGWLVANEGKLTVALEVTITEALRKEGIARELVNRIQNIRKSSGFEITDKIKITLSKNAQTDDAVNEYNSYICNQVLSNSLTLADEVKDSTELNFDDFSLFVNIVKE